A stretch of the Dechloromonas sp. TW-R-39-2 genome encodes the following:
- the rfbC gene encoding dTDP-4-dehydrorhamnose 3,5-epimerase, which yields MEFIDTPISGLRLVRLAPIRDERGYFSRIYCQEKFAAAGFPDPILQSNQSLTVAKGTVRGMHFQLAPHAETKFVRCVSGRIWDVAVDIREGSRTWGQWFAQELTPDNFMMMLIPEGFAHGFQALEENSSLLYMVSKPYCAAAERGLRFDDPALGIDWPLAPVGVSARDQMQPLLCSGITSL from the coding sequence GTGGAGTTCATTGACACACCGATTTCCGGCCTGCGTCTGGTCAGGCTGGCCCCGATCCGCGATGAACGCGGTTATTTCTCGCGTATTTACTGTCAGGAAAAATTTGCCGCAGCCGGTTTTCCCGATCCCATTTTGCAGTCAAATCAGTCGTTGACCGTGGCAAAAGGAACGGTGCGCGGTATGCATTTCCAGCTTGCACCGCATGCCGAAACCAAGTTCGTGCGCTGCGTCAGCGGTCGGATCTGGGATGTCGCGGTCGACATCCGCGAAGGCTCGAGAACCTGGGGCCAGTGGTTTGCCCAGGAACTGACACCGGACAACTTCATGATGATGCTGATTCCCGAAGGTTTCGCGCACGGTTTCCAGGCGCTGGAGGAAAATTCCTCGCTGCTTTACATGGTGTCCAAGCCCTACTGCGCGGCGGCCGAGCGCGGTCTGCGTTTCGATGATCCGGCACTCGGCATCGACTGGCCGTTGGCACCCGTGGGTGTCTCAGCCCGCGATCAAATGCAACCCCTTTTGTGTTCTGGAATTACATCTTTGTAG
- a CDS encoding FkbM family methyltransferase: protein MANDPRDLNGQKLNAALLMLGRDRQLRQELVQWLKQAEQRIGYKGSVRDDITGPIIDALHCDADVYEKTLADGTQFQFFYRTKIARDFLLATSETPTHVWEPQTTRLLKYLAAHSDSDVLVGGAYFGDHAVLLGRQLSESGRHVHCFEPNQAQAGMLLSNVALNGLDNLLIRKQGLWDEGSQKLRLDGFDSFANVVQVGAAEEGFETVTIDDYCADQGCHLSLIMLDIEGAELRALQGATQTLRKDRPAIVFEVHRDYVDWSEGLLKTPICVLLSSLGYHIFAVRDFNTNQEMGMLPIELIPADHVYLEGPPHGFNMLAVLDETSLDRSLFKRVENVSPKLLRHKNPALHHPFDGMPGR, encoded by the coding sequence ATGGCAAATGATCCACGTGACCTCAACGGTCAAAAATTGAATGCAGCATTGTTGATGCTGGGGCGAGATCGTCAGTTGCGCCAGGAGTTAGTGCAATGGTTGAAACAAGCAGAGCAGCGTATCGGTTATAAGGGTTCGGTGCGCGACGATATTACCGGACCGATCATTGATGCTTTGCATTGCGACGCTGATGTGTACGAAAAAACGCTGGCTGATGGTACGCAGTTTCAGTTTTTTTACCGCACCAAAATTGCTCGTGATTTTCTACTGGCTACGTCTGAAACCCCCACCCATGTTTGGGAGCCACAAACCACTCGGTTGCTCAAGTATCTCGCTGCTCATAGCGACTCGGATGTTCTTGTTGGGGGGGCTTACTTTGGCGATCATGCCGTACTGTTGGGGCGACAATTGAGCGAATCCGGACGCCATGTGCATTGCTTTGAACCGAATCAGGCTCAGGCTGGAATGTTGCTAAGTAATGTGGCGTTAAATGGTCTGGACAATCTGCTCATTCGAAAACAAGGATTGTGGGATGAAGGAAGCCAGAAGTTGCGGCTTGATGGCTTTGATTCATTTGCTAATGTCGTGCAGGTGGGGGCTGCTGAAGAGGGCTTCGAGACGGTAACGATTGATGATTACTGTGCCGATCAAGGCTGTCATTTAAGTCTAATTATGCTGGATATCGAAGGCGCTGAATTGCGTGCCCTGCAAGGGGCTACTCAGACACTGCGCAAGGACCGTCCGGCCATCGTGTTTGAAGTGCATAGAGATTATGTTGATTGGTCTGAGGGCTTGCTTAAAACACCGATATGCGTTCTCTTGAGCTCGCTTGGTTACCATATCTTTGCTGTACGTGATTTCAATACGAATCAGGAAATGGGAATGCTGCCGATTGAATTGATTCCGGCTGACCATGTTTATCTCGAAGGACCGCCACATGGCTTTAACATGCTTGCTGTACTGGACGAAACCAGTCTGGATCGGAGTTTGTTCAAGCGTGTTGAGAATGTAAGTCCTAAATTATTGCGCCACAAAAATCCTGCACTTCATCATCCATTTGATGGAATGCCAGGTAGGTAA